From a region of the Triticum aestivum cultivar Chinese Spring chromosome 7D, IWGSC CS RefSeq v2.1, whole genome shotgun sequence genome:
- the LOC123168566 gene encoding pentatricopeptide repeat-containing protein At4g20090 — translation MPSPTSPLPLRRLIPKPPFYAAARFSHSDSFVSSSSDDESPLADELFPAAGAPTLLSVARSLAHSPSPSVSSVLGFLHRLPADASPHIFPHLVAALSRSPRPLLALRLFLRPPTSAATTHHSFNSALLRFPLPPHLLPAFFFHSLRRFPRLAPTLLSFNLLLKCVCFSLVPRNHRLYLEIALRVLHESIPGWKLPPDKFTYSTVVSALADAGRVDDAVALVHEMVVDGAVAAEAFNPVLSAMLRAGDVTGAAKLFSFMQLKGCVPSAATYNVLLHGLLVCGRASAAMGVMRRMEREEVTPTVMTYGAVVDGLVRCGKLEDAWKVTEEMRKKGLAPNEFVFSPVITGFCKSGEVDRASTVWDTMVASGVRPNIVLYSAMIDGFARCGKMIKAELLFEEMVEAKCMPNIMTYSSMVRGYFQIGDSAQALSIWEEMLSAGCTPNAVTYSILISGLCNVGKSKDAMMVWKHMLGRGCAPDTIAYTSMIKGLCASGMVDGGLRLFCDMLARGDADPDVICYNVLLDGLLRAKDLPRAMDLLNQMLDHGCDPDTVTCNTFLREIEVGQGKGREFLEGLVLRLCNRKRNKAAAEVMMVMLAKYIVPEAAILEMVVRGVCRRKRVRRVIDKCWDEIWRF, via the coding sequence ATGCCCTCCCCCACCTCCCCTCTCCCCCTACGACGCCTCATCCCCAAGCCACCCTTCTACGCCGCCGCCCGCTTCTCCCACTCCGACTCCTTCGTCTCTTCATCCTCCGACGACGAATCCCCCCTCGCCGACGagctcttccccgccgccggcgcgCCCACCCTCCTCTCTGTCGCGCGCTCGCTCGCTCATTCCCCCAGCCCCTCCGTCTCCTCCGTCCTCGGCTTCCTCCACCGCCTGCCCGCTGACGCCTCCCCGCACATCTTCCCCCACCTCGTCGCCGCCCTCTCCCGCTCGCCCCGGCCGCTCCTCGCGCTCCGCCTCTTCCTCCGCCCGCCCACCTCCGCCGCCACCACCCATCATTCCTTCAACTCCGCTCTCCTCCGATTCCCCCTCCCCCCGCACCTTCTCCCCGCCTTCTTCTTCCACTCGCTCCGCCGCTTTCCCCGCCTCGCCCCCACACTCCTTTCCTTCAACCTCCTCCTCAAGTGCGTTTGCTTCTCTCTGGTCCCAAGGAACCACCGGCTCTATCTTGAAATCGCCTTACGCGTTCTGCACGAGAGCATTCCAGGGTGGAAACTTCCGCCGGATAAGTTCACATATTCCACGGTCGTGTCTGCTCTCGCGGATGCAGGGCGGGTTGATGATGCTGTGGCGCTGGTGCACGAGATGGTGGTGGATGGGGCGGTGGCCGCTGAGGCATTTAATCCTGTGCTGAGTGCAATGCTGCGTGCCGGAGATGTTACAGGCGCGGCCAAGCTGTTTTCTTTTATGCAGCTGAAGGGCTGCGTGCCGTCGGCAGCAACATACAATGTGCTGCTGCATGGATTGTTGGTCTGCGGCAGGGCCAGTGCCGCAATGGGGGTCATGAGGAGAATGGAGAGGGAGGAGGTGACGCCAACTGTGATGACGTATGGGGCAGTTGTAGATGGACTAGTGAGGTGTGGAAAACTGGAGGATGCATGGAAGGTGACTGAAGAAATGAGGAAGAAGGGTCTTGCACCTAACGAGTTTGTGTTCTCGCCCGTCATCACTGGGTTTTGCAAGTCAGGAGAGGTCGATAGGGCATCAACAGTGTGGGACACAATGGTAGCAAGTGGTGTAAGGCCGAACATTGTTTTGTATTCGGCGATGATTGATGGCTTTGCCCGGTGTGGGAAGATGATTAAGGCCGAACTGTTATTTGAAGAGATGGTTGAGGCAAAATGTATGCCAAATATCATGACTTATAGCTCGATGGTTCGGGGATATTTCCAAATTGGAGATTCAGCACAGGCTCTTTCTATCTGGGAGGAAATGCTAAGTGCTGGGTGCACACCAAATGCTGTTACTTATAGCATATTGATCAGTGGATTGTGCAATGTAGGGAAATCAAAGGATGCTATGATGGTCTGGAAGCACATGCTTGGTCGTGGCTGTGCACCCGATACAATTGCTTATACTTCCATGATCAAGGGCTTGTGTGCTTCTGGGATGGTAGATGGCGGTCTACGACTGTTCTGTGACATGTTGGCAAGGGGTGATGCTGATCCAGATGTTATCTGTTATAATGTATTGCTTGATGGGTTGCTCAGGGCGAAGGACCTTCCTAGGGCAATGGACTTACTCAACCAGATGCTTGACCATGGTTGTGATCCAGACACAGTGACCTGCAATACCTTCTTGCGGGAGATTGAGGTTGGACAGGGTAAAGGGAGGGAGTTCTTAGAGGGCCTAGTGTTGAGGTTATGCAATAGAAAAAGGAATAAGGCAGCTGCGGAGGTCATGATGGTGATGCTGGCTAAGTATATTGTGCCAGAGGCTGCCATTTTGGAGATGGTGGTCAGAGGTGTTTGCCGGCGGAAGAGGGTTCGGAGAGTGATTGACAAATGTTGGGATGAGATTTGGAGGTTCTGA